The sequence TACGTGGTAGATGAGAAGCTTAAGTTCCGCGTGATAGATGCCAAGGCCACCGGCAAGCAGCGCACGTCGCCCGACATCATCTATGCGCGTTACAATACCGAGATTGGAAAGGACAACCAGATACCCCTGTGGCTACTGGGATTCCTATATTAATAATGTACGAGTCTATTAAGTAAAAGTTACACATATAGTTATTCATTTTTTTATAGTTATCAAAGACAATGGCTAAAGAAAAGAAGTTTATCACCTGTGATGGTAACGAGGCTGCAGCTCATGTGAGCTATATGTTCTCGGAGGTAGCTGCTATCTACCCCATCACCCCGTCTTCGCCAATGGCGGAGCATGTTGACGAGTGGGCTGCACGTGGTCGTAAGAACCTGTGGGGCCAGAACGTCTCAGTTCAGGAAATGCAGTCAGAGGCTGGTGCTGCCGGTGCCGTTCACGGTTCGCTGCAGGCTGGTGCTCTCACCACTACATTCACCGCATCTCAGGGCTTGCTCCTGATGATCCCTAACATGTACAAGATTGCTGGTGAGTTGATTCCTTGCGTATTCGACGTATCTGCCCGTACGCTGGCTTCACACTCTCTGTGTATCTTTGGCGACCACCAGGACGTAATGGCTTGCCGTCAGACCGGTTTTGCTATGTTCTGCTCAGGTTCAGTTCAGGAGGTTATGGACCTTACCGCTGTTCCTCACCTGGCTACCCTCGAGACTATGGTTCCATTCGTAAACTTCTTCGATGGTTTCCGTACCTCTCACGAGTATCACAAGATTGAGATGATGGACATGGAGGATATCCGTCCTCTGGTTAAGGAAGAGTACATCAAGCGTTTCCGCGATCGTGCTATGAGCCCTGAGCGCCCTGTAACACGCGGTACCGCCGAGAACCCCGAGACCTTCTTCACACACCGCGAGGCTAGCAATCCTTACTACGATGCAGTACCCGAGGTAGTAGAGAAGTACCTGGGCGAGATCTCTAAGATCACCGGCCGTGAGTACCACCTGTTCTCATACTACGGAGCCGAGGATGCCGATCGTATCATCATCCTGATGGGTTCGGCTACCGATGCAGCTCGCGAGGCTATCGACTACCTGAACGCAAACGGTCAGAAGGTTGGTATGATCTCAGTTCACCTGTATCGTCCATTCTCAGTTAAGCACCTGCTGGCTGCTGTTCCTAAGACAGTTAAGAAGATTGCCGTTCTGGATCGTACTAAGGAGCCAGGCGCTAACGGCGAGCCTCTGTACCTCGACGTGAAGGATGCCTTCTACGATGTTCAGGATCGTCCAGTTATCGTTGGCGGTCGCTACGGTCTTGGTAGCCGCGACACCACACCTGCTCAGATCATCAGCGTGTTCAACAACCTCGCTATGCCCGAGCCAAAGAACCACTTCACAGTTGGTATCGTAGACGATGTTACCTTCACCTCTCTGCCTGAGGTTGAGGAGATTGCCCTGGGTGGTGCTGGCATGTTCCAGGCTAAGTTCTACGGTCTGGGTGCCGATGGTACCGTAGGTGCTAACAAGAACTCAGTTAAGATTATTGGTGACAACACCGACAAGTACTGCCAGGCTTACTTCTCTTACGACTCTAAGAAGTCGGGAGGTTTCACCTGCTCTCACCTGCGTTTCGGTGATACACCTATCCGCTCTACCTACCTGGTAACTACACCTAACTTCGTAGCTTGCCACGTTCAGGCTTACCTGCACATGTACGATGTTACACGTGGTTTGCAGAAGAACGGTCAGTTCCTGCTGAACACTATCTTCGACGCCGACGAGCTCGAGAAGTTCATGCCTAACAAGGTAAAGCGTTACTTCGCACAGAACAACATTACTGTTTATACCATCAACGCTACTAAGATTGCTCAGGAGATTGGTCTGGGTAACCGTACCAACACTATCCTGCAGAGTGCCTTCTTCCGTATTACAGGCGTAATCCCCGTAGAGCTGGCTGTTGAGAAGATGAAGGCTGCTGCCTTGAAGTCTTACGGAGCTAAGGGTCAGGATGTTGTAGATAAGAACTATGCCGCTATCGATCGTGGTGGTGAGTATGTTCAGCTCACAGTTAAGCCTGAGTGGGCTAACCTGGCTGACGACGCTGAGAAGCAGGACGATGCACCCGCATTCGTTAAGGAGCTGGTTCGTCCTATCAACGCACAGGCCGGTGACTTGCTGAAGGTTTCTGACTTCGTTAAGCACAACACCGTCGACGGTTCTTGGGAGGTTGGTACAGCCGCTTACGAGAAGCGTGGTGTTGAGGCCTTCGTTCCTGTTTGGAACAAGGACAACTGTATCCAGTGTAACCAGTGTGCTTACATCTGTCCTCACGCTGCTATCCGTCCATTCGTTCTCGACGACGAGGAGCTGAAGGGCTTCGCAGCTGCTGCTGATACTCTCGAGATGAAGGCTCCTGCCGCTATGAAGGGCATGCACTTCCGCATCGAGACTTCAGTACTCGACTGTCTGGGTTGCGGTAACTGTGCTGATATCTGCCCAGGCAATCCTAAGACTGGTAAGGCTCTTACCATGGCTCCATTCAATCCTGATGCTGCCGATATGGTTCAGGAGGCTAAGAACTGGGAGTACCTGGTTAAGAACGTTAAGAGCAAGCAGAACCTGGTTGACATCAAGAGCAATGTTAAGAACTCACAGTTCGCTCAGCCTCTGTTCGAGTTCTCTGGCGCTTGCTCTGGTTGCGGTGAGACTCCATACGTTAAGCTGATTTCTCAGCTGTTCGGTGATCGTCAGATGATTGCCAACGCTACTGGATGTTCTTCAATCTACTCTGCTTCTATTCCTTCTACACCTTACACCAAGAACGAGAAGGGTCAGGGTCCTGTATTCAACAACTCTCTGTTCGAGGACTTCTGCGAGTTCGGTCTGGGTATGGCTCTTGGTAACAAGAAGATGAAGGAGCGCGTAGCTAAGCTGCTGCAGGAGATGATCGACGGCAACGCCAGCGACGAGTACAAGGCACTTGCTCAGGAGTGGATTGCTAATCAGGACGACGCTGAGAAGACTAAGGAGATTGCTCCAAAGCTTCGTGCTTGCATCGCCGAGAGCGCTGCTAAGGGCTGCCCAGTTTGCAAGGAGCTCCAGACTCTGGATCACTACCTGGTTAAGCGTTCACAGTGGATCATCGGTGGTGACGGTGCCTCTTACGACATCGGTTACGGCGGTCTCGACCACGTGATTGCTTCTGGCGAGGATGTTAACATCCTGGTACTCGATACCGAGGTTTACTCTAACACCGGTGGTCAGGCTTCTAAGGCTACTCCTCTTGGTGCTATCGCACAGTTCGCTGCTCAGGGTAAGCGCATCCGCAAGAAGGATCTGGGTATGATTGCTACCACTTATGGTTATGTATATGTAGCTCAGATTGCTATGGGCGCCGACCACGCACAGACCCTCAAGGCTATCCGCGAGGCTGAGGCTTGGCACGGACCTTCAATCATCATCGCCTACGCTCCATGTATCAACCACGGCTTGAAGGCCAAGGGCGGTATGGGTAAGAGCCAGGCCGAGGAGAAGAAGGCTGTTGAGTGCGGTTACTGGCACCTGTGGCGTTTCAACCCAGCTCTGGCTGAGGAAGGCAAGAACCCATTCTCTCTCGACTCTAAGGAGCCTAACTGGGAGAACTTCCACGACTTCCTGCTTGGCGAGGTTCGCTACCTGAGTGTTAAGAAGGCTTATCCTAACGAGGCCGAGGAGCTCTTCGCTGAGGCTCAGCGCATGGCTCAGCTCCGTTACAAGTCTTACATCCGTAAGAGCCAGGAGAATTGGGAGGACTAATTTTTCCTGAATAGTATATTAAGAGAGGTGGGGCTCAAAGAGTTCCACCTCTTTTCACAAAAACACTAAATGACAATGAAAGCAAAGCAACTAACTATCTTACTAATGTGGCTCACTACTGCATTCGGCGCGAGTGCAGCTACAACCGACGAGCAAACACTCATCAACGAGTGGAAGGACTCAGTACGTACCGTGTTTGCCGATGCCTACCGCAATAAGGTGCTGGTAAACGACAGCCTCACCATGAAACTGCATTGGAGCATCTATGGCCCCAAGCCAGCCGATGGCTACGCTCTGTACATCTCGCTGCATGGCGGTGGCGGCGCCCCTGCCGAACTGAACGATCAGCAATGGGAGAACCAGAAGCGACTGTATCGCCCACAGGGTGCCGTTTATCTCAGTCCGCGAGCCATCACCAACACATGGGACCTTCATTTCCGTCCTGAGGACGACACGTTCTACCGTCAGATTATCATGATGATGCAGGCCTACTGCGATGTAAATCCCAACAAGGTTTACATCATGGGTTACTCGGCCGGTGGCGATGGCGTGTGGCGCCTTGGTCCCCGCATGGCCGACCATTGGGCAGCCGCCTCGATGATGGCTGGTCACCCAGGCGATGTGTCGCTCCTGAATCTGCGTAACACCCCATTCATGATCTGGTGCGGACAGCTTGATGATGCCTACGATCGTGTGTACCGTTGCCAGGATCGTATCGTAGAGATGGACTCGCTGCACGCAGCCGATCCCGAGGGCTACATTCACGAAGGACATATCGTTGAAGGCAAGGGCCATTGGATGGATCGTGTTGATACCGTGGCTGTTACGTGGATGGCCAAGTATCAGCGTAACCCCTACCCTAAGCGTGTGGTTTGGCATCAGGCCGATGTGGTTACCCCATACTTCTACTGGCTCTCAGCCCCCGTTAACGAGCTATCGCGCGAAAAGGAGGTACGCGCCCAAATAGATGGCAACACCATAACCATCACCCGTTGCGACTATTCGCAGCTCACACTCTCGCTGTGCCAGGAGATGGTAGATCTTAAAAAGCCCGTTACCGTTATGTATCAGGGCCGCAAGCTGTTCAAGGGCAAGGTAAAAACCCAGCCCGGCACCCTGCGCCGCACCCTTTACCAGCGTAACGATCCGGCTTACATGTTCCCCGCCGAAATTACGGTAAAAATCAAGTAATAAGAGTTATAAGGCCATCGTTTTCCAGATGGCAATACTCTCATTCACCATTCTGATAAACTCTCGAGCGGCTGCCTTCTGGTAGCCGTTCTTTAGTGTATGTATGCAGCCCTCCATAACATTACCTTCGGCTATGATGGGTATAGCCGTAAGCCCGTCCTCGTCGATAACCGACGCTTCGGAGAGTACGGTTACATACTTGGTCTTGTACATGAATTTAAATATCAGGTTTACGTTGTTTATCTCGGCCTTCAGATTATACTCCAGTCCGCTATGGGCCGTCATACGGTCGAATGCATTACGTGCCTGCAAGCCCTTAGTGGGCAGCACCAGCGGATAGCGCTGCAGGTCCTCAAGCGTCATACTCTTTTCGCCAGCCAAGGGGTGCTCATGGTTCACTACAGCTGCCAGACGGGTGTTAAACAGCAGTCGGCTCTCTATGCGCGGGTCGGCCTCGTTGGGTTTGAAAGCCAGCACCAGGTCGAGTTCATGGCGCAACAGGCGCTCAATCAAGTCCTCCATCGACGAGTAGCATACCGACAGCTTTACCTTAGGATGCTGTCGCATAAAATCGGTCATCGTCTCAGCCATAATGCTGCTGAACGAGAACGTTACGCCAATGTTCAGCTCGCCGGTAAGCAGCTGTTTCAACTCCTGCAGGCGCAGCACACAGTTATCTACCATGTGTATGCTCTCACGGGCCATCGGCAGCAGTATCTCGCCGGCCTCGGTAAGCATCACCTCATGACTGTTGCGCACAAACAGCTGCTGGTTAAGCTCCTGCTCCAGGTGGAGAATCTGCTGCGACAATGTGCTCTGAGTGATAAACAGCTCGCGGGCTGCCTGCGAGAAATTAAGCGTTTCGGCCACACGTAGAAAGTGTCTAAGCTGACGGATTTCCATGATATATACCTTATTAAATTAATGTTTGCGCGTGCAAAGTTACAAAAAATATGCATTTGCCAACACGTTCGGCTATCGTTTTTACCGATAGCCGCATTCGTCTTGACATAAATTGCCACGTTCGGCACAAATCATAGCCAATTGCGTGCCAGGTGCCCAAAAAGCCGTACCTTTGCACCCGGAAAAAGAAAAGTAACTGTTTTAATATAATTAATTAGGTATTATGTCTTCAAGTTGGTTTATTGTTTTAGGAGAACTATCTGTGTTATTCATCTGCCTCTACTGGTACCTGCAACACAACCACGAACGCAAGTTTGCTGTAGTCATCGAGCACGACAGCATCGAGGGGCTGACGCTGGGTAAGGTAGAAGAGTTGATAAGTCGCCGTTTTGTGGTGCGCGAGATTCGATTGGCTGACTCATCGAATTGTATCGTGCACCCCGACGACGACACGGTGCTGCACCACGGCGACCATTTGCTGATACAAGCGCGTCCGCACGAGATAGAGCCAATAATCGCCTTTCTGGGACAACGCGAAAACACCACTAAATGATGATTCAGGATAATTTGCAAATGAGGCTGGACCTGCTGCTCCGTACTGGATGTTTGTTGATGGAGAGCGCGGCAGATACCAGTCGTACCATGAGAACCATGAAACGAGTGGCGGCTTATTTAGGGCTGCCACTCGACAGGTTACATATCTACATTGTTTATAACATGCTGATGGTAAACCTGAGTGACGGCCAGCGCTCGTTCACCAAGTTCCAGCGTGTTGAGCGGCATGGCGTTAATCTCGACACCCTGCGCCAGGTGAGTCACCTGTCGTGCGAAGCGCTGCGCCTGCATTATCAGCTGGATCGCTACCGGCAGGAGCTTGATTACATAGCCCGCCAAAAACGCAACTACTCGCCTTGGCAGGTGGCTGTGGGTGGCGGACTGGCCTGTGGCGGATTCTGCATTCAGTTCGGATGCGACTGGACCGCTTTTTTCTATGCCGCTCTGGCTGCCATCATGGGTTTGCGCCTGCGCATGTATCTGAACGAGAAAGGCAGCAATGCCTACGTGAACATCGGCATCGCCGCCTTTGTATCCACGCTTCTGGCCTGGGTGTGCAGTCTGCTGTCGGTTTATGCCCAAGCAAGCAGCTGGCTGCCGTCGGTACTCGTATCCTCTACCCCCTGGCACCCGTTGTTGGCCTGCGCCCTGTTTATCGTGCCCGGCGTACCGCTCATCAATTTCGTAAGCGACATGCTCTCGGGGTTCACCCAGGTGGGCATGACGCGCGCCGTTAACACCCTGATGATGCTGCTGGCCATGGCCTTCGGTATTGCCTTTGCCATCCAGGTGTGCGGCATCGACAACTTTGCCAAGGATCTGCCGATGACGCCCCATCACAATTACCACGAATATATGCTGGCTGCAGCCATCTCGGCCATTGGTTTCTCGATGATTTTCAACACCCCGCGCCATCTTATGTGGGCGGTGGCCTTAGGTGGCATCATCAGCGTTTGCACGCGCAATTTCGTTAATCTCGGTCCATCCAGCGGTAACATCGGACTGGACCAAGGCCTGGTAGTAGGTTCGTTTGCAGGTTCGGCAGTAGTCAGCATCATCTGCTGTGCGCTCGTTCGCCAGCTGCACACGCCCCATCAGCTGCTCAGCATCCCCAGCGTCATCCCCATGATTCCTGGTGTGCTCATGTATCGGGCCCTGTTTGCCTTTATCAACATGCACGGCATCGAGGGCGAGGTAACAGTAGCTATGAACAATGCCATCCAGGCCTCGCTCACCATCCTGTTCATCGCCCTCGGTGTTGCCATCCCCAACATCTTCTTCCGAAGGATGATTGCGGCGAAATAAAGGTATAATATAGTTATTTAAGTAATCGTAACCAAAACGTAGCCTGTAATATTTGCAGGCTAATTACTTTTTGCGTATCTTTGCCACCGAAATCATTAAAATACAAAACTATGACATTAGAGATTGTTTTACAACTTTTAGGCTCGCTCGCACTACTTATTTATGGCATGAAGACCATGAGCGACGCCCTACAGAAAATGGCAGGATCAGGATTACGACATATTCTTGGGCGAATGACCACAAACCGATTAACCGGCATGCTTACTGGCACATTTGTTACCTGCGCCGTACAGTCGTCGTCGGCCACTACAGTCATGACGGTATCGTTCGTGAGTGCCGGACTGCTCACGCTGGCACAAGCCATCTCGGTTATCATGGGTGCCAATATCGGTACCACGCTTACAGCTTGGATCATGTCGCTGGGTTATAATTTTAACCTGAGTGTAGTGGTTTTCCCCGCCTTCCTGGTGGGCATGGTGCTCATCTATAAAAAGCGCCATCGCTATGCAGGCGAATTCCTTTTCGGATTGGCGTTTCTGTTCTGGTCGCTCGTTATGCTGAGCGGCGCTGGTAAGGCTATGGACCTGCAGCACAATGCCCAGGTGGTAAGCTTCTTTTCATCGTTCGATACCAGCAGCTATCTCACCATTTTTATCTTCCTGATTGCAGGCACACTCATCACCTGCATCGTACAGTCGTCGGCAGCCGTCATGGCCATCACCATCCTACTCTGCTCTACGGGCGTACTGCCTATCTATATGGGTATAGCCCTGGTGATGGGCGAAAACATCGGCACCACGGCTACGGCCAACCTGGCAGCACTCGGAGCAGGCATCGAAGCCCGACGCGCAGCATTAGCCCACCTGCTGTTTAATATGTTCGGTGTGGTGTGGGTGCTGATAGTTTTCTACCCGTTCGTAGATCTGGTGTGCAGCATCGTTGGCTACAATCCTGCTATAGGCTCACAAACAGCGCTTCTGCCGGTGGTACTGGCCATGTTCCATACATGTTTCAATGTGCTTAATACCGCTCTGCTCATCGGTTTCATCCCGCAGATGGAGCGCATCGTGTGCCGTTTGCTGCCCGACCGCCAGCTTACCAAACCCAACGCCACCCTGCACTTTATCGATGGCGGCGTAATGGCAACGCCCGAAATATCCGTCATGCAGGCACAAAAGGAGATTATCCATTTTGCCGAGCGCATGCAACGTATGTTTGGTATGACACGCACGCTTACCGACGAGAAGGATAAGAAAGAGTTTGAGCGCCAGTACGAGCGTATCGAACGCTACGAAACCATTGCCGATAATATGGAGATAGAGATTGCCACCTATCTTGAGCAGGTAAGTAACGATCACCTTTCCGATGCCACCAAGGATAAGATACGTATGATGTTCCGTCAGATAGGCGAGCTCGAATCAATAGGCGATGCCTGTTTTAAGATGGCCCGGACCATCAAGAATCTGCGCGAAAACCGCGAGGATTTCACACCTGGACAGTATGCGCGTTTGCGCGATATGCAGCATCTGGTAAACGAGGCCCTGACACAGATGATGGTTGTATTGAATGGTCGTCGCGAAAACCTCACCATCGATGCCTCGCGGGATATCGAGACCGACATCAACACCATGCGCGACAGCATCAAGGCCCAAACCCTTAGCGATGTCAACAGCCATGCCTATAGTTACACGCTGGGTACAATATATACCGACATTGTGACCGACTGCGAAAAGCTGGGCGATTACGTGATGAATGTGGTTGAGGCACGTTTGGGCAAACGCTATCAGAACTATAACGGTTTGAAGATGAATGTAGATCGCCGAACCGTAACTATCGATGGCCAGCCCATCAGTCTTACCCGTACCGAGTTCGACCTGCTGTACCAGCTGCTCGCCCACCGCAACCATGTGCTCAGCCGCCAGCAACTCATGGACACGGTATGGGCCGATGTCATCGTAACCGAACGTACGGTTAATGTACACGTCACCCGCCTCCGCAAAAAGCTAGGCCTCTACGCCCAAAACATCGTCAGCCGCCAGGGCCTTGGCTATGTGTTCGAGGGGTAGCAATAATGACCTATAAAGCAAATTCAGTGTATTTGCATATCAAATTCAGTGTATTTGATGAACAAATTCAGTGAATTTGTTTTGCAATTTCAGTGAATTTATAGTTAAATAATTTGGAATCGGCTTAAAAATGTATTATCTTTGCAGCAAAAACGAATTATGGCCATACAGTACAGACTATTACAGAACAAAATCAAAGGTAGTAAAAACTACGGTAAGTATTACGCTCACACTGTAAAACAGGGTGTTATCTCATTGGAAGACATCGAAGAGATGATTGAGGAAAATTGTACAGCAAAAGCCTCTGACGTGAGGCTCGTGCTACGTGAACTGTTTGACACCGTGAAGTTTTACATGCAGAACGGCTATACCGTAGACCTGAAAGAGATGGGCAAGCTATCGATCTCAGTAAAGAGTGTATGCGTAGATGATCCCAAGGAATTTAGGCGCGATCGTCACATTACAGGTTTTAAATGTAACTACACACCTGAAGGAAAACGCTATAGCGCCTATGGTCCAGAAAAGAATGGGCATATACATCGCAGCATCTTGGATGGATGTGAAGCCATCGAAACACAATACTACAATACAACATCAAAAGATAAATAGTATCCGGGAGACAAAACAAAAAAAGTTTTGTCTCTTTTATTGTGTTTTGTTGATGGTTTCTCGAAAAAAACGTGTACCTTTGTAGCCGCAATATTACAATAGCTAATAATTATCAACGTAAATATCACAATGAAACAATTACTTATGTGTGTACTTGCTGCCAGCCTAACCACAACCATGGCAGCTCAAGAGAAATTTGAACAGGGTAAACCTAACAATAGCAACTATCGCTATCTCGACAATTATCAGGCCCTGAAAGATTATATCAACTACGAAAAGAACCCCACCTTTAAACTGGGCATCGGCACCACCGTGAACGATTACTTTACCAATCAGACATTCAGAAACCTGGTGAACAAGAACTTTACCGAAACCGTGGCTGGCAACGCCATGAAGATGGGCAGTTGCGTGGATGCCAACGGCAATATGAACTTTGCCAACGTGAAGCGCTACGTGCAAGCTGCCACCGAGGCCGGACTGAACGTTTACGGCCACACCCTGGCCTGGCACTCGCAGCAGCCCAACGCCTGGTTGCGCAGTCTGATCAGCGGGCAGAGTCAGCAGGTGCGCCACGACACCCTGATATACGCCATGGACAAGTGGATTAAGGGTATGATGGAGGCTTGCGACGGCAAGGTAAAGGCTTGGGACCTGGTGAACGAGGCTATCGCTGGCGATGGCAACGACGGTCAGGGCAACTACACGCTGCAGCACTCCGACGCCTATAAGAAAGGTACCTGGGATGTGGGTGGCGATGCCTTCTTCTGGCAAGACCATCTGGGCGATCTCGACTACGTGCGCCAAGCCTGCCGACTGGCTCGCAAATACGGCCCCGAGGACGTGAAGCTGTTTATTAACGACTACAACCTTGAGAGCGACTGGGACGATAACAAGAAGGTGAAGAGCCTGGTAAACTGGATTAAGAAATGGGAGGCCGACGGCGAAACCCACATAGATGGCATAGGCACCCAGATGCACATCTGCTGCTTTGAGGACGACAACACCATGAACAGCATTAAGCAGCACATCACCACCATGTTTGAGGTGATGGCAGCCAGCGGCAAGCTGTGCCGCATCAGCGAGATGGACATGGGCTATGTGCGCGGCACCAACAACCGATGGGGCGACAAAATTAAAACTGTACAGCTTACCGAGGCCGAACACCAGAAGATGGCCGACTTTTACGAGTGGATTATCAAGGAGTACCTGCGCGTGATACCAGCCGAACAGCAATGGGGCATCTGCCAGTGGTGCCCTACCGATGTACCCGACGCGCAATACATGTGGCGTAGAGGCGAGCCCGTGGGTATCTGGGATCTGAGCTACTATCGCAAGCACGTGTACGCAGGCTTTGTTCGCGGACTGGGTGGACAGGCAACCAGCGGCATCAAACAGGTAGAGGCCAGCAAGACCATCAACGCGCAAAAAGGCATCTACACGCTGAACGGCACCCGCGTACAGGCCACCAGCGTCGACAAGCTGCCACACGGCATCTACATTGTAGATGGCAAGAAGTTGGTACGCTAAATCAATTGCGCCAAATCAAAATAATCAATTATTGCTACGTAAATATTTGCGTAGTCCAAAAAAAAATAGTACCTTTGCACCCGATTTTGCAATAGGTATTATTTTTTTTATATAAAACACTAATTGATTTATGCGTAAAGAATGGCGTGGTTTTAAAGGAACCAAGTGGACCGAGGAGGTCAATCTCAGAGACTTTATTCAGAACAACTACACAGCTTACGAGGGCGACGAGACCTTCCTGGCTGAGCCTACAGA is a genomic window of Xylanibacter ruminicola 23 containing:
- a CDS encoding DNA-binding domain-containing protein; the encoded protein is MAIQYRLLQNKIKGSKNYGKYYAHTVKQGVISLEDIEEMIEENCTAKASDVRLVLRELFDTVKFYMQNGYTVDLKEMGKLSISVKSVCVDDPKEFRRDRHITGFKCNYTPEGKRYSAYGPEKNGHIHRSILDGCEAIETQYYNTTSKDK
- a CDS encoding threonine/serine exporter ThrE family protein, which translates into the protein MRLDLLLRTGCLLMESAADTSRTMRTMKRVAAYLGLPLDRLHIYIVYNMLMVNLSDGQRSFTKFQRVERHGVNLDTLRQVSHLSCEALRLHYQLDRYRQELDYIARQKRNYSPWQVAVGGGLACGGFCIQFGCDWTAFFYAALAAIMGLRLRMYLNEKGSNAYVNIGIAAFVSTLLAWVCSLLSVYAQASSWLPSVLVSSTPWHPLLACALFIVPGVPLINFVSDMLSGFTQVGMTRAVNTLMMLLAMAFGIAFAIQVCGIDNFAKDLPMTPHHNYHEYMLAAAISAIGFSMIFNTPRHLMWAVALGGIISVCTRNFVNLGPSSGNIGLDQGLVVGSFAGSAVVSIICCALVRQLHTPHQLLSIPSVIPMIPGVLMYRALFAFINMHGIEGEVTVAMNNAIQASLTILFIALGVAIPNIFFRRMIAAK
- a CDS encoding endo-1,4-beta-xylanase, which produces MKQLLMCVLAASLTTTMAAQEKFEQGKPNNSNYRYLDNYQALKDYINYEKNPTFKLGIGTTVNDYFTNQTFRNLVNKNFTETVAGNAMKMGSCVDANGNMNFANVKRYVQAATEAGLNVYGHTLAWHSQQPNAWLRSLISGQSQQVRHDTLIYAMDKWIKGMMEACDGKVKAWDLVNEAIAGDGNDGQGNYTLQHSDAYKKGTWDVGGDAFFWQDHLGDLDYVRQACRLARKYGPEDVKLFINDYNLESDWDDNKKVKSLVNWIKKWEADGETHIDGIGTQMHICCFEDDNTMNSIKQHITTMFEVMAASGKLCRISEMDMGYVRGTNNRWGDKIKTVQLTEAEHQKMADFYEWIIKEYLRVIPAEQQWGICQWCPTDVPDAQYMWRRGEPVGIWDLSYYRKHVYAGFVRGLGGQATSGIKQVEASKTINAQKGIYTLNGTRVQATSVDKLPHGIYIVDGKKLVR
- a CDS encoding winged helix-turn-helix domain-containing protein, translating into MNVDRRTVTIDGQPISLTRTEFDLLYQLLAHRNHVLSRQQLMDTVWADVIVTERTVNVHVTRLRKKLGLYAQNIVSRQGLGYVFEG
- the nifJ gene encoding pyruvate:ferredoxin (flavodoxin) oxidoreductase, with the protein product MAKEKKFITCDGNEAAAHVSYMFSEVAAIYPITPSSPMAEHVDEWAARGRKNLWGQNVSVQEMQSEAGAAGAVHGSLQAGALTTTFTASQGLLLMIPNMYKIAGELIPCVFDVSARTLASHSLCIFGDHQDVMACRQTGFAMFCSGSVQEVMDLTAVPHLATLETMVPFVNFFDGFRTSHEYHKIEMMDMEDIRPLVKEEYIKRFRDRAMSPERPVTRGTAENPETFFTHREASNPYYDAVPEVVEKYLGEISKITGREYHLFSYYGAEDADRIIILMGSATDAAREAIDYLNANGQKVGMISVHLYRPFSVKHLLAAVPKTVKKIAVLDRTKEPGANGEPLYLDVKDAFYDVQDRPVIVGGRYGLGSRDTTPAQIISVFNNLAMPEPKNHFTVGIVDDVTFTSLPEVEEIALGGAGMFQAKFYGLGADGTVGANKNSVKIIGDNTDKYCQAYFSYDSKKSGGFTCSHLRFGDTPIRSTYLVTTPNFVACHVQAYLHMYDVTRGLQKNGQFLLNTIFDADELEKFMPNKVKRYFAQNNITVYTINATKIAQEIGLGNRTNTILQSAFFRITGVIPVELAVEKMKAAALKSYGAKGQDVVDKNYAAIDRGGEYVQLTVKPEWANLADDAEKQDDAPAFVKELVRPINAQAGDLLKVSDFVKHNTVDGSWEVGTAAYEKRGVEAFVPVWNKDNCIQCNQCAYICPHAAIRPFVLDDEELKGFAAAADTLEMKAPAAMKGMHFRIETSVLDCLGCGNCADICPGNPKTGKALTMAPFNPDAADMVQEAKNWEYLVKNVKSKQNLVDIKSNVKNSQFAQPLFEFSGACSGCGETPYVKLISQLFGDRQMIANATGCSSIYSASIPSTPYTKNEKGQGPVFNNSLFEDFCEFGLGMALGNKKMKERVAKLLQEMIDGNASDEYKALAQEWIANQDDAEKTKEIAPKLRACIAESAAKGCPVCKELQTLDHYLVKRSQWIIGGDGASYDIGYGGLDHVIASGEDVNILVLDTEVYSNTGGQASKATPLGAIAQFAAQGKRIRKKDLGMIATTYGYVYVAQIAMGADHAQTLKAIREAEAWHGPSIIIAYAPCINHGLKAKGGMGKSQAEEKKAVECGYWHLWRFNPALAEEGKNPFSLDSKEPNWENFHDFLLGEVRYLSVKKAYPNEAEELFAEAQRMAQLRYKSYIRKSQENWED
- a CDS encoding LysR substrate-binding domain-containing protein — encoded protein: MEIRQLRHFLRVAETLNFSQAARELFITQSTLSQQILHLEQELNQQLFVRNSHEVMLTEAGEILLPMARESIHMVDNCVLRLQELKQLLTGELNIGVTFSFSSIMAETMTDFMRQHPKVKLSVCYSSMEDLIERLLRHELDLVLAFKPNEADPRIESRLLFNTRLAAVVNHEHPLAGEKSMTLEDLQRYPLVLPTKGLQARNAFDRMTAHSGLEYNLKAEINNVNLIFKFMYKTKYVTVLSEASVIDEDGLTAIPIIAEGNVMEGCIHTLKNGYQKAAAREFIRMVNESIAIWKTMAL
- a CDS encoding alpha/beta hydrolase; the protein is MKAKQLTILLMWLTTAFGASAATTDEQTLINEWKDSVRTVFADAYRNKVLVNDSLTMKLHWSIYGPKPADGYALYISLHGGGGAPAELNDQQWENQKRLYRPQGAVYLSPRAITNTWDLHFRPEDDTFYRQIIMMMQAYCDVNPNKVYIMGYSAGGDGVWRLGPRMADHWAAASMMAGHPGDVSLLNLRNTPFMIWCGQLDDAYDRVYRCQDRIVEMDSLHAADPEGYIHEGHIVEGKGHWMDRVDTVAVTWMAKYQRNPYPKRVVWHQADVVTPYFYWLSAPVNELSREKEVRAQIDGNTITITRCDYSQLTLSLCQEMVDLKKPVTVMYQGRKLFKGKVKTQPGTLRRTLYQRNDPAYMFPAEITVKIK